The Siansivirga zeaxanthinifaciens CC-SAMT-1 region GTTTTCCACCACTTGATTTAAGTGCTGAAACAACGTTTTTAGCAGGAGATTGTAATAATCCAATAATATCTCCTAATAACTCTTCTTTAGACTTGATATCAACTAACATGTCTAATTGGTTATCGCCGATGTAAACTGATTCCTCAATGAGAGCACCTTTTAATAAAGGTTTTTCAGATTTTTTACGGAATGTTTTAATCAACTTTGCTGGTGCATTTCCAGTTTCAGAATACATCACAGATGTATTTCCTTTTAAAACTGTTGGTAAATTTCCAAAATCTCTTTCAGAAACTTCCATTGCTTTAGCTAATAAAGTATTCTTAACAACTGCTAATTTAATGTTTGCTTTGTAACAAGCACGACGTAAATCTGAAGTCGTAGCTGCATTCAATCCTGATATATCCGCTAAATAAATATTAGCATTTGTGGCTAATTCTGCAGTTAATTCCTCAATTACTTGTGATTTTTCTTGTCTTGTCATAATAAAAGTATTTAACTAATTAATTAACCTTAGAATCAACAGCAACACTAGGACTCATTGTACTAGAAAGGAATATACTTTTTACATAAACACCTTTTGCAGTTGTTGGCTTAAGTTTTATTAATGTTTGAATTAATTCATTTGCATTTTCTGCTAATTTATCAGCAGTAAAAGACGCTTTACCTATGGCAGCATGTACGATACCAGTTTTATCAACTTTAAAGTCAATTTTACCAGCTTTTACTTCTGCTACAGCTTTAGCTACATCCATAGTAACTGTACCTGTTTTAGGGTTAGGCATTAAACCACGAGGACCTAATACACGACCTAATGGACCTAATTTACCCATAACACTAGGCATAGTGATAATAACATCAACATCAGTCCAACCATTTTTGATTTTGTCTAGATATTCATCTAAACCTACATAATCAGCGCCAGCTTCTTTAGCTTCTGCCTCTTTATCTGGTGTTACTAATGCTAATACTTTCATGTCTTTACCAGTACCGTGAGGTAATGAAACCACCCCTCTAACCATCTGGTTTGCTTTACGAGGATCTACTCCTAAACGTACAGCGATATCAACTGAAGCATCAAACTTTGTATTAGTAATTTCTTTTACTAATGCTGTTGCTTCACTAAGAGAATAAACTCTTCCTTTTTCTATTTTTGCTAAAGCTTCCTTTTGCTTTTTTGTTAATCTTGCCATTTCTTAATGTCTTTTAACGATTACTTAGGTGCGTTTCCGGTTACGGTTATACCCATAGACCTTGCGGTACCAGCTATCATACTCATAGCAGCTTCAATAGTAAATGCATTTAAATCTACCATTTTGTCTTCTGCTATCGTTTTAATCTGTTCCCATGAAACTTTAGCTACTTTTTTTCGGTTTGGTTCTCCTGAACCACTTTTTAACTTGGCCGCTTCTAATAATTGTACTGCAGCTGGAGGAGTCTTGATTACAAAATCAAATGATTTGTCTTTGTAAACAGAGATAACAACTGGTAAAACTTTACCAGGCTTATCTTGTGTTCTAGCATTAAATTGCTTACAGAACTCCATGATGTTAACTCCAGCAGCACCTAAAGCGGGTCCAACCGGTGGCGACGGATTCGCAGCACCTCCCCGAACTTGTAACTTAACTACTTTACTTAATTCTTTTGCCATTTTTAATAATTTAGTTTGACAAGTTTTTTATTTGGAAGCAAAAAACCTATCCGTTATAATGTAACAATTATTATACTTTTTCAACTTGCATATAGCTTAACTCTAATGGTGTCTTTCTTCCAAATATCTTAACCATTACTTCAAGCTTACGCTTTTCTTCATTTATTTTCTCGATAGTTCCGTCGAAACCATTGAAAGGACCATCGATTACTTTAACTGTCTCACCTTTTGTAAAAGGAATAGCAACATTGGTATTTTCTTCTACAGTTAACTCATCTACTTTACCTAACATTCTGTTAACCTCAGACATTCTTAATGGCACAGGATCGCCTCCTTTAGTTTCTCCTAGAAAACCAATTACATTAGTAACAGATCTAATTATGTGAGGAACTTCACCAGTTAAATTTGCCTGAATCATGATATAACCCGGAAAAAAAACTTTCTCTTTCTGGATTTTTTTACCATTTCGTATCTGAACAACTTTCTCTGTAGGAACAAGTACTTGATCAACATAATCTTGAAGACCTAAACGAGCAATTTCATTCTCGATATAAGTCTTAATCTTATTTTCTTGACCACTAACAGCCCTTACTACATACCACTTTTTTTCGCTTACTTCAGACATACTTTTGTTTTAACTAATCGATTGAAAGTAAAATGCAATAACTTTGCTGAATACGGTATCTACACCCCAGATAGCTAGGGAAAATACAATTGAAAATACAGCAACTAAAATTGTTAAGCTTTGTGCTTCTGCCCATGTTGGCCAACTTACGTTGTTTTTAAGTTCTCCAAATGATTCTTTTACGTAATTTACAAATCCAGCCATTTAATTATTTTTTCAATAGATTAAAATTTCTAGTTTTCAATTGTAAAATTGATTTAAACGAAATTTATATTATCTTTTTTTATAAGGTTTAAAAACCTTTTTAAGCACGGGTTGAGAGACTCGAACTCCCGACACCTGGTTTTGGAGACCAGTGCTCTACCAACTGAGCTAAACCCGTAAACAAAAGTCAAGGTATTCTAAAATAGAATACCTTAACTTGTTATTTATAAAACTGTATTAGTCTAAAATTTCAGTTACCTGTCCTGCACCTACTGTTCTACCACCCTCACGGATTGCGAAACGTAAACCTACGTTCATTGCAATTTTTTGGATAAGCTCAACAGTAATAGTTAAGTTGTCACCTGGCATAACCATCTCTACACCATCAGGTAAAGCGATGTTACCAGTTACGTCAGTTGTACGTACGTAGAACTGTGGACGGTAATTGTTGTGGAATGGCGTGTGACGACCACCTTCTTCTTTCTTAAGGATATAAACCTCAGCTTTGAATTTAGCGTGTGGAGTTACAGATCCTGGTTTAACGATAACCATACCTCTAGAGATTTGAGTTTTCTCAATACCTCTTAATAGGATACCAGCGTTATCTCCAGCCTCACCTCTATCAAGGATTTGACGGAACATTTCGATACCAGTAATAGTAGATGTTAATTTCTCAGCACCCATACCAATTATCTCTACAGGATCACCAGTTTTAGCGATACCAGTTTCAATACGACCAGTAGCAACAGTACCACGACCAGTAATAGAGAATACGTCTTCGATTGGCATTAAGAAAGGTTTATCAACTTCTCTTAAAGGCTCTTCAATCCAGTTATCACAAGCTTCCATTAATTCTAAAACGGTATCAACCCATTTTTGCTCACCATTAAGTGCACCTAAAGCAGAACCAGCAATTACAGGTCCATTATCTCCATCGTACTCATAGAAAGATAATAAATCTCTAATCTCCATATCTACTAATTCAAGTAATTCTTCATCATCAACCATATCCACTTTATTCATGAATACAACGATACGAGGAATACCTACTTGACGACCTAATAAGATGTGCTCACGAGTTTGTGGCATTGGACCATCAGTTGCAGCAACAACTAAGATAGCACCATCCATTTGAGCAGCACCAGTTACCATGTTCTTTACGTAATCCGCGTGACCTGGACAGTCAACGTGAGCATAGTGACGGTTAGCTGTTGAATATTCTACGTGAGATGTATTAATTGTAATACCTCTTTCTTTTTCTTCTGGAGCGTTATCAATCTGATCGAAAGATTTTGCTTCTGATAAACCTGCATCAGCTAATACTTTAGTAATAGCAGCAGTTAAAGTTGTTTTACCGTGATCTACGTGTCCAATTGTACCAATATTTAAGTGTGGTTTTGAACGATCGAAAGTTGCCTTTGCCATGTTTTTTAAATAATTTAATCTTAGTTATATAATAATATTAGTGTATTCTAATTTTTGTTCAATTTAATAGAGCCAATGACGGGAATTGAACCCGTGACCTCTTCCTTACCAAGGAAACGCTCTACCCCTGAGCTACACCGGCTTAAATATTAGAGCGGGAGACCGGGTTCGAACCGGCGACATTCAGCTTGGAAGGCTGACGCTCTACCAACTGAGCTACTCCCGCAATTATTTATTCCTTTTTAAAATTAAAAATGTGGGGAGAGCAGGATTCGAACCTGCGAAGACTTAGTCAGCAGATTTACAGTCTGCCCTCGTTGGCCGCTTGAGTATCTCCCCAATTTTAATTTATTTTCACTCTTTTTAAAGAACTTGAGCCGATGGAGGGACTCGAACCCACGACCTGCTGATTACAAATCAGCTGCTCTAGCCAGCTGAGCTACATCGGCGTTTTTTTATATTTTTTACACATAAAAAAAGCCCGCTATTTCTAACGGACTGCAAATGTATAGATTTATTTTTTTATTCAAAACATTTTTTGATAAATTTTATTATAAATGTGCTCTTAATTTTTCCTTTCTTCTCTTTAAATGTCTTTCTAATGAGGCAACAGCTACATCTACGCCTTCTTCAAAGGTTTTGCATTGCTTTTTTACAACCAAACTATCTCCAGGTACGCTAAGCTTTGCTTCAAAAATTTTATTTTCTTTATCACTGGTATTTTCAACTTTTAAAAATACATCTGACTTAATGACCTTGTCGTAAAACAATTCTAATTTATCCATACGCTTTTGAATAAAACTTATTAATTTTTTGTCTGCACTAAAATTAACGGATTGCGTGTTTACTTTCATACTACTGTTTTTTAAATAGGTTAAACAATAAAAGAATGCTACTTTTTACTTCTTGGATGCGTATTTATATGCACTTTTTTTAATTCTGCTATACTATTATGAGTATAAACTTGAGTTGCAGCTAAACTTGAATGACCTAGAAGTTCTTTTACAGCATTTAAATCGGCACCTTGATTAAGCAAATGTGTTGCAAAAGAGTGTCTTAGAATATGAGGACTCTTTTTTACCTTTGTTGATGCCTTACTAAAGTAATCTTTTATTATTCTATAAACAAGAGTTTCGTAAATTTTAACTCCTTTTTTTGTTAAAAAAAGCATCTCATCGTTTTCTATTTCTGGAAGCCTATTTCTTTCCTCTATATAACGATGACATGTTTTTAAAACCGAATCTAAAAGTGGTACGATTCGTTCTTTATTTCGTTTGCCTAAAACTTTTAATGTTTTATTCTGAAAATTAAAATCGGAAATTTTTAATTGTATAAGTTCGATACGGCGGATGCCTGTAGAATAGAACAACTCTATTATTAATTTATCTCTTATGCCTTCGAAATTGTTTTCAAAACCGAATTCATCTAATACATTTCTAACTTCATGCTCTGAAAAAGGGATTTGTATTTTTTTTGAAGTTTTTAGAGCCTTATGCTTTGCTAAAGGATTACTTTGAATGTCACCTACTTTTTGTAAAAACTTATAGTAGGTGTTTAAGGCTGACATTTTACGATTTATAC contains the following coding sequences:
- the rplJ gene encoding 50S ribosomal protein L10 gives rise to the protein MTRQEKSQVIEELTAELATNANIYLADISGLNAATTSDLRRACYKANIKLAVVKNTLLAKAMEVSERDFGNLPTVLKGNTSVMYSETGNAPAKLIKTFRKKSEKPLLKGALIEESVYIGDNQLDMLVDIKSKEELLGDIIGLLQSPAKNVVSALKSSGGKLAGILKTLSEKEG
- the rplA gene encoding 50S ribosomal protein L1, whose translation is MARLTKKQKEALAKIEKGRVYSLSEATALVKEITNTKFDASVDIAVRLGVDPRKANQMVRGVVSLPHGTGKDMKVLALVTPDKEAEAKEAGADYVGLDEYLDKIKNGWTDVDVIITMPSVMGKLGPLGRVLGPRGLMPNPKTGTVTMDVAKAVAEVKAGKIDFKVDKTGIVHAAIGKASFTADKLAENANELIQTLIKLKPTTAKGVYVKSIFLSSTMSPSVAVDSKVN
- the rplK gene encoding 50S ribosomal protein L11, with product MAKELSKVVKLQVRGGAANPSPPVGPALGAAGVNIMEFCKQFNARTQDKPGKVLPVVISVYKDKSFDFVIKTPPAAVQLLEAAKLKSGSGEPNRKKVAKVSWEQIKTIAEDKMVDLNAFTIEAAMSMIAGTARSMGITVTGNAPK
- the nusG gene encoding transcription termination/antitermination protein NusG — translated: MSEVSEKKWYVVRAVSGQENKIKTYIENEIARLGLQDYVDQVLVPTEKVVQIRNGKKIQKEKVFFPGYIMIQANLTGEVPHIIRSVTNVIGFLGETKGGDPVPLRMSEVNRMLGKVDELTVEENTNVAIPFTKGETVKVIDGPFNGFDGTIEKINEEKRKLEVMVKIFGRKTPLELSYMQVEKV
- the secE gene encoding preprotein translocase subunit SecE → MAGFVNYVKESFGELKNNVSWPTWAEAQSLTILVAVFSIVFSLAIWGVDTVFSKVIAFYFQSIS
- the tuf gene encoding elongation factor Tu — encoded protein: MAKATFDRSKPHLNIGTIGHVDHGKTTLTAAITKVLADAGLSEAKSFDQIDNAPEEKERGITINTSHVEYSTANRHYAHVDCPGHADYVKNMVTGAAQMDGAILVVAATDGPMPQTREHILLGRQVGIPRIVVFMNKVDMVDDEELLELVDMEIRDLLSFYEYDGDNGPVIAGSALGALNGEQKWVDTVLELMEACDNWIEEPLREVDKPFLMPIEDVFSITGRGTVATGRIETGIAKTGDPVEIIGMGAEKLTSTITGIEMFRQILDRGEAGDNAGILLRGIEKTQISRGMVIVKPGSVTPHAKFKAEVYILKKEEGGRHTPFHNNYRPQFYVRTTDVTGNIALPDGVEMVMPGDNLTITVELIQKIAMNVGLRFAIREGGRTVGAGQVTEILD
- the hpf gene encoding ribosome hibernation-promoting factor, HPF/YfiA family — translated: MKVNTQSVNFSADKKLISFIQKRMDKLELFYDKVIKSDVFLKVENTSDKENKIFEAKLSVPGDSLVVKKQCKTFEEGVDVAVASLERHLKRRKEKLRAHL
- a CDS encoding tyrosine-type recombinase/integrase, coding for MSFKSFADYLLLEKNYSQLTVNAYLTDLEAFLEYASKIYDVNAINQINYSQIRSWIVALVESNISNRSINRKMSALNTYYKFLQKVGDIQSNPLAKHKALKTSKKIQIPFSEHEVRNVLDEFGFENNFEGIRDKLIIELFYSTGIRRIELIQLKISDFNFQNKTLKVLGKRNKERIVPLLDSVLKTCHRYIEERNRLPEIENDEMLFLTKKGVKIYETLVYRIIKDYFSKASTKVKKSPHILRHSFATHLLNQGADLNAVKELLGHSSLAATQVYTHNSIAELKKVHINTHPRSKK